A DNA window from Ostrea edulis chromosome 5, xbOstEdul1.1, whole genome shotgun sequence contains the following coding sequences:
- the LOC125652084 gene encoding myb-like protein X, whose product MPTNEVVRILHGIFLTSQILFWVASGISGNTLQAEKCDIRSWYNRVYSEGLFDNPLTTKQEKMKNAIQALLIHSKNNPNVKLVDCNILQIYENELKKGKVKNAESGSEQEMENPTDPFKEDYSLKLPTAEHSDMSSEGVVDADIGNPKNDDIIEDKERNIESKIIEDDSEIDETELDDIEDSRGGDDIVDDNENEKHIEYQKTEIGLHLSDERSSNHQEFQTDKSSIMNLNNTQNESRGPADNNTHNSTRKDGKTCKRFTWKLQKHLTLKTSPTEKMGTMRFGGYRCVNSYVASPSYCLLQMKKTTRMTNNATYHLGKRTEYRTENSRSLENEDRYTPTDMETGIENGNNGNEVSLEEAEILTNQKRNEKTQKLSVDELPSTDSIVHNHKDRYDNAGHASSNDEFSGFKTQEAVDFKRLQDIVSLKTEEYTKKIHFLELNIIKLENQMLMEKLNKENHSSTIARLENNILRFENELLRMKQSFHHMKIDNDEMKTTQRKYLELGHSSQSQTVQNHSQEQLLSEQNQTIIRLSEKLRNQSDVITKLKNRSEYMDDQNRMLYAMVMNQTALVSQIMTKVQSLTEQTLQQREAAREMKQQIEYGLEDVKILKNSQRTQQQLDTSTTSSKHLDLEDVSNQLLQQLDDLVSDKRLESGENIKDMSVSEQPKDSVDEIDEQLKHYLHYTSVTYSVKQQEWCKSRALCYKSFIIISDCVPYSFIVFASCDVESEMNNNETRDQFESSGINFQSEEGKLLEETKDSNVQPPDPDDGTGASKEELDRTDTDKDSENKEANSNKRMRRVSEEMEVGQAPETVIDIEKTGNNVAKEKENLKYEAKDSGEIDASKASDEILDEMIKELAMKSISEKATSDRNISPEDKRNQRQVGGAHGKSKGPESTNNNSRKENNKGINTEPPKRENNTTNVKKAEIPVKYGSNGQSDPKDCYDYYIKGNSRNGVYKVRPYGTNRLIQVYCEMKTGGWTLLQKRQDGSTNFYRDWEDYKDGFGGVYGEHWLGNSVIHRLTNQDHYTLKIEMMDWDKNVRFAEYSKFTVDDESEGFKLHIGGYNGDAGDGMNKHNNQKFSTRDVDNDQVVKEFGGSCAKRFHAAWWFYKCYQSNLNGKYYRNGKIEEKKYDGVTWKPWTGSNYSLKQVVMKIRPTSAGS is encoded by the exons ATGCCGACTAATGAAGTTGTCCGGATCTTACATGGTATTTTCCTCACGTCCCAGATCCTGTTCTGGGTAGCGAGTGGAATCAGCGG AAATACTCTACAAGCAGAGAAGTGTGATATAAGATCTTGGTACAACAGAGTGTATTCCGAAGGCTTGTTTGACAACCCACTTACTACAAAACAGGAAAAGATGAAGAACGCAATCCAGGCTCTTCTAATCCATAGTAAAAACAACCCCAACGTTAAATTAGTAGACTGcaacattttgcaaatatatgaaaatgaattgaaaaaaggaAAAGTTAAAAATGCAGAGAGTGGGTCAGAGCAAGAGATGGAAAATCCTACCGATCCATTTAAGGAAGACTATAGCTTAAAACTCCCCACCGCAGAACATAGTGATATGTCATCTGAGGGAGTCGTTGACGCTGATATAGGTAATCCAAAAAACGATGATATTATAGAAGACAAAGAGAGAAATATTGAGAGCAAAATCATTGAAGATGACAGTGAGATAGATGAAACAGAATTAGACGACATAGAAGATAGCAGAGGTGGTGATGACATTGTTGATGATAATGAGAACGAAAAACATATCGAGTACCAAAAAACAGAGATTGGTCTACATTTAAGCGATGAAAGATCATCGAATCATCAGGAATTTCAGACTGACAAGTCGAGCATTATGAACTTGAATAATACTCAGAATGAGTCACGTGGTCCAGCTGACAACAATACACATAATTCCACAAGAAAAGACGGGAAGACATGCAAGAGATTTACATGGAAATTACAAAAACATTTGACtttgaaaacatcaccaacagAAAAAATGGGCACTATGAGATTTGGAGGATATAGATGTGTCAATTCTTACGTCGCATCACCTTCGTATTGCTtacttcaaatgaaaaaaaccaCAAGGATGACAAACAATGCAACATATCATTTGGGAAAGCGTACAGAATACCGGACGGAGAACTCCCGTAGTCTAGAAAATGAAGATAGATACACCCCGACAGACATGGAAACAGGAATAGAGAATGGGAATAATGGAAATGAGGTGTCCTTAGAAGAAGCAGAAATATTAACAAATCAAAAACGAAACGAGAAAACACAGAAATTGTCTGTCGATGAATTACCAAGCACTGACAGCATAGTGCACAACCATAAAGATAGATATGACAACGCTGGACATGCATCATCGAATGACGAATTCAGTGGTTTTAAAACTCAAGAAGCGGTTGATTTCAAACGTCTGCAAGATATCGTGTCATTGAAAACGGAAGAATATACAAAGAAAATACATTTTCTCGAACTGAACATCATAAAACTTGAAAATCAAATGTTAATGGAAAAGCTGAACAAAGAAAACCATTCAAGCACGATCGCAAGATTAGAAAATAATATTCTAAGATTTGAGAACGAGCTTTTAAGAATGAAGCAAAGCTTTCATCacatgaaaattgataatgatGAAATGAAGACCACACAGCGTAAATACTTAGAACTTGGACATAGCTCACAAAGTCAGACTGTACAAAATCATAGTCAAGAACAGCTGCTATCCGAGCAGAATCAGACGATTATCAGGCTCTCAGAAAAATTACGAAACCAATCAGACGtaatcacaaaattaaaaaaccGCTCAGAATACATGGATGATCAGAATAGAATGCTTTATGCAATGGTTATGAATCAAACTGCGTTAGTGTCCCAAATTATGACCAAAGTACAATCACTGACTGAGCAAACTCTCCAACAACGCGAAGCAGCACGAGAAATGAAACAACAGATAGAATACGGTCTAGAGGAcgtaaaaatattaaagaatagTCAGAGAACCCAACAACAACTTGATACATCAACCACAAGTTCAAAACATTTAGATTTGGAAGATGTGTCAAACCAGCTTCTTCAACAACTAGACGATCTGGTGTCGGATAAAAGACTAGAAAGTGgagaaaatattaaagatatgTCTGTATCAGAGCAACCAAAAGACTCAGTGGATGAAATTGATGAGCAATTAAAGCATTACTTACATTACACGTCGGTGACCTATTCTGTTAAACAACAAGAATGGTGTAAGTCTCGTGCACTATGTTACAAAAGCTTTATTATCATATCTGACTGTGTGCCCTACTCATTCATTGTGTTCGCTTCTTGTGATGTGGAGAGCGAAATGAATAACAACGAAACCAGAGACCAGTTTGAAAGTTCAGGCATCAACTTTCAAAGTGAAGAAGGAAAGCTATTGGAAGAAACTAAGGATTCCAATGTGCAACCACCTGATCCAGATGATGGTACGGGTGCTAGTAAAGAGGAATTAGATAGAACTGATACTGACAAAGATAGTGAAAATAAAGAAGCCAATTCGAATAAACGTATGCGGAGAGTATCGGAAGAAATGGAGGTGGGACAGGCTCCAGAAACTGTTATTGATATCGAAAAAACAGGAAACAACGTTgcaaaagaaaaggaaaatttaaaatatgaGGCAAAGGATAGTGGTGAAATTGATGCAAGCAAAGCCAGTGACGAAATTCTtgatgaaatgataaaagaattagcaATGAAATCTATCTCAGAAAAAGCAACAAGTGATAGGAATATATCTCCAGAGGACAAAAGAAACCAAAGACAAGTAGGTGGCGCTCATGGTAAGAGTAAAGGACCAGAATCAACCAACAATAATAGTCGAAAGGAGAACAACAAAGGAATAAACACAGAGCCCCCAAAACGTGAAAATAACACAACCAATGTTAAAAAGGCTGAGATACCGGTGAAGTACGGCTCAAATGGACAAAGCGATCCGAAGG ATTGTTATGATTACTACATCAAAGGGAATTCAAGAAATGGTGTATATAAGGTGCGGCCTTACGGTACGAACCGACTGATACAAGTGTACTGCGAAATGAAAACTGGGGGATGGACTTTACTTCAGAAACGCCAAGACGGCTCTACCAACTTCTACCGGGACTGGGAGGATTACAAAGATGGATTTGGAG GTGTATATGGAGAGCATTGGCTTGGGAACAGCGTTATACACAGACTTACAAACCAGGATCATTACACACTGAAAATCGAGATGATGGACTGGGACAAAAACGTTAGGTTTGCTGAATACAGTAAGTTTACTGTGGACGATGAAAGTGAGGGATTTAAACTACATATTGGAGGTTACAACGGGGATGCTGGTGACGGAATGAATAAACACAACAATCAGAAGTTTTCAACACGAGATGTTGACAATGATCAAGTTGTTAAGGAATTCGGCGGAAGTTGCGCAAAAAGATTTCATGCAGCATGGTGGTTTTACAAGTGTTATCAAAGTAATCTGAATGGGAAATACTATAGAAATGGAAAAATTGAGGAGAAAAAATATGATGGTGTGACTTGGAAACCATGGACTGGCTCAAACTATTCGCTTAAACAAGTGGTAATGAAAATACGACCGACTTCAGCAGGTTCGTGA